GCAAACACCACAAGAGGAACACGTTAGTGAGTGCTCATAGAGAGGTCATATTACCCACCATAACTCATGCATTTACATTTGATATTGCTTgatctcactttttcatgtatacacagttttcacaaaatgtttaatcatggaaatttagatagatagaaagagcAGGCTCAAGCACTGGTCTCAAGCCTACTTGAGGATCTGGGTAGGGTTCTCtgatatacacatgtacatacataaatacatggtgaactaatcttacattaggttgttcagctgtagtaagacagcattgaaggcctaggtagaaaatgcacggcccgccactgcatacaggactgtctcagaaaattagaatattgtgataaagttctttattttctgtaatgcaattaaaaaaacaaaaatgtcatgcattctggattcattacaaatcaactgaaatattgcaagccttttattcttttaatattgctgattatggcttacagcttaagaaaactcaaatatcctatctctaaatattagaatatcatgaaaaagtatactagtagggtattaaacaaatcacttgaatcgtctaattaactcgaaacacctggaaacacattttcaaatgtttgattttgttttgctgttataaatctttttttttacttggtctgaggaaatattcaaattttatgagataggattttagagttttcttaagctgtaaaccataatcagcaatattaaaagaataaaaggcttgcaatatttcagttgatttgtaatgaatccagaatgcatgacatttttgtttttttaattgcattacagaaaataaagaactttatcacaatattctaattttctgagacagtcctgtatatgtatatatatatatatatcttacctTTGAAGGTTTTGCCACATATCTGGCAACAGTGGGGACGGCCCTCCTCGTGTTTGCTGGCCTTGTGGCGGACGAGGGCGCCTTTCTCCGTGAAGCGTtgctcacacacatcacagctaAAAGGACGCTCGCCAGTGTGTGTCCGGTGGTGTTTATCTAGACTGGCTGgtattaaaaagacaaaattGATTCATACaatacacacaaacgcacatatatcatttatatatatatatacacatacattcatatttataaatatatatacacacacacattatttatatttgttaatCTAACCCAGGGAGTTTCAAGGTCTGTCAAAAACTAAATTGActgcaacacaaaaaaagatatTGAAATTGGTGGATAATCATGTAATCATGCTCTAAATAGTGTAACTACAATTCccatttgttttatattctcTTTGTGGATTTATGGGATGTTTATTCCAGCATCGTTGTGTTCACAGTGATGAAGGCGGCAGGATGGCTGGTACCTTGCGTCCTGAAGGTTTTGCCACACAGGTGGCATTGGTAGGGCCTCTCACCACTGTGTATACGCAGATGCATGTTCAGGTTGTTCTTCTGTGAGAATGCATGGCCACATACGTTACAGACAAAGGGGCGCTCGttcctgaaaaacaaaacagaaaaagacaCTCAGACATTCTGCACAAATGCGATCACAGTTGAAAACTAATTTGATCAAATGTTATTTAATAGGCATGTGGTATAGAGCTGTTGGGTACCTGTACTGTGATAACACCAGACATGTTCCCGTACCTGTGAATGGCTTTAATATGCATCTGCAGGCCATTCCGACTCGAGGCTCGATGGCCACATTCCTCGCACACGAACGGCTTTTCGCCTCGATGTTTGGCTGATTCGTGCACACGCAGCTCTGTCCGGGTTAAGAAGGTTTTGGGGCACTGAGGACActgaaaagttttttaaaataagtaaGAAGCATAAAATCACTCTTTCCTGTCGGTACATCACCAGTAGGTAATGGTCTCGTTGAAATGCAGTCAAGACAACGTACTGCATGTGGTTTGGGATGACCATGGACCTTCATCATGTGCATTGACAAGTTTTTCTTGTGCATAAATTGTTCAGGACACGTTGAACACTGAAAAAAATGACACCATGTgaataatatttgtaaaaattcATTTTAGATTTAATGTAATGATGCTGTGCttgtatggggtcagatcagtctcaataattgcaaatgaatgcaaagagacacacaaatacGCAGAGAACAATTCAAAAATATATTCcaatgcacatgtaaataaattacgattcatataaatgtaaaagaaaaatcacaaatatatttctgcattactatgtggatttgtctatttgtttgtggatcgctacacatttgtgcaCAGATGTTTGAGACTCCCCTGCCGGCTCAATCcgtaaatgcgtttaaaaaaagaatagaacTATCTGTAGCCAACAGACgtcgccctcattttcaaccaatcacatgagcgtcattcgcttcattcctgccttagaggggcggggcttatctccgcatatttgggttttttcttttacatttctataaatcctcatttatttGCATCAGAaggtatttgtgaatcgttctgtgtgcatttgtgaatctgtgtgtttgcatgtgtgagtctctctgtgtgcatttgtaattattcagactgatctgaccccatatgcTTGCTCTGTGTTTATTACCTTGTGGGGCATATCTCCTGTGTGGGACACGACGTGCAAACGTAGCTCTTCTTTTCCGTTAAATGTTGAAGAGCATGTCACGCAGGTGTACGTCTGTCATTTTAACACACAGCACAAAGAAAATAAGGTTTAAAACACTTTCTAGGATCAAACTTGATATTGAAGACAGAGTTCAGAGATACTCACCTGTACCTTGGCACAGTCTCTGATCTCATGGAGCAGAAGATTCTCCTTCCTGAAGTACCTCTTCCCACACTTGAGGCACCCAAAGGGCCTCTCCCCTGTGTGCCGCCTGCGGAAGGAGAGACATTGGTGGCTATTCTTCCAACAGTTGTTTGAAGTGAAAATACCCACGTTTGTATACCTGTTGTGGACTTTAAGATAGTATTTGCTCTTGAAGGATTTTTCGCAGACGGGACACTGCACGGAATCCTTCTTGGAGTCTTCTTCCACAGCCTCACCATTCTCGTGTTGGTCCGTTTTACTCTGGACTTTGCACTTCCGTGCCGTTGATGTTGACGGGGCTGAGGAAATCGGCTTCTCAACCGGAACATACTCCTCATCTGTGTCCTCAGCGATCCCCTCAAAATCCCCCATatcgtcctcttcttcttcttctgcctccaATCGCTGGCTAACGCCGTTGTCATTTATGTCAATCTGCAAATAGCAAAATTCAAGTGTCAAAAAAAGTGTCATCATTCGCACTTGCAGTTACGTGgagcacatttttttttacctcagTTTTACCAGTTGACTGATCTGGGTTTTTGTTCCCCTCGACATCATCACCTCTTTCTGTCTCCATGGGAATAAGCAGAGCCTTCTTGCTGACTTTTTCAGGGGCTGTAACATCTGTGGTGGGACCCTGCACAGTCACCAGTCGCGTGGGGCCCTTCACTACACGACCAGagcgggtggtggtggtggtggtggtggtggtcgcAGTGCTACAATTGGCTGTGGCAGTATCACAGCTGGACTCAACTTTTGTGATTGTAAGCAAGTTCTCTTCTTTGACTGAACAGTAAGGGGTCGTATCTGATGGACACTTTCTAGGTCTGCCTCTTTTGCGCTTGAAAGGCACAGGATCCACAGAGGTTTCCTTAAACTGCTGACAGAGGGTGAGTGCTTCTGGCACACACAGGCTGGCCGCTGCATGCTGCACCTTCTCGAGGTTGTCGGGTTCCAACTTCAGCTCTCCGGTGTAGACAAAGTTGAGGAGCAGCTCCAGGCCGTCGCTGGGACACTCCTGCAGCAAGAACTCCATGCACGATGCAGCGGGCATGTTGGACTGTTGGAACAGTTCACTGAAACAGGCGAGGATGTTGCGATGGGCCAAGTGGACCACCCCGCCTCCGACATTTAACACAGCATCACAAAACCTCCCGAGTGCCCTCTGCTGGTTCAGGGAGGACAGGACACGCAGTGCATGGTTGCTCTCTGCTGCAGGCATCCCTGCGGTTTCACTGAAGTCTGCTGCTGAATGAGACACAAGGAACATTattctgtatttatataaagtCACTTTACTTGCTATTTGTAACCTTCAATACACAATGCACAGACACAGTTTAGATTAGGGCTGCAAACAGCGACCACTGTCTAAAAAAATAATCTATTTAGCTTAATTTTCCTGGACATTACATAGctgtttattgtgtgttttttcatcTCTGTTAGCTTAATGTCCTGGTTGTTGCTGTATATCTATTCTCTTAGAGCTCAACTATTCAATTAGTCAATTAACAGAACTAACATAACAATTATTTTAGTTATTCATTAATTTTGTATTCATATCGTTTGCCTTATACATAACAGAATATCTCTGAGTTTTTAACTGATGGTCCAATGAAATAGGTCTAATCAATATTGAAAATAATCGTTGGTTGCATTGTATTGCCAGACGTAAGTTAAGACAAATTAATATAAGATCTAACTTTATTTTTCCCAAGGGAAATGGTCGTTTAGCTGTTGCAATACAAAGTAGGAGAGAGTAAAATATATAGTGAAAATATAGACTATAACATATGAAATATCAACGGTGCAAATCCCAAATGCACGCAATGGACCCTAATAACGTTAGGGGCCATATATGTATGAGAAGTAACAATCATTCTAATACTGAAAATTTCACATCTATAACGCCAGAAATACGTGAACTTGTACAGAGTGCAATTGAAATGACCAAATAACAGGGCATACCTGTAACCTGAACCTTTTCAAATAAGGGTTTGATTATTTTGAAGAGATTGACATCACTTGCATGAGGTTAAGTTTCCTCGTTTTACAAGTTAAGATAACTAAATTACATGTGCGTCAGTGATAACTACATTCAATATATTGATTCTATAAATTAAGTTTTCTCGTCGAGCTATATTTTCCTAGACTGCTCATTTGTGTGATGTTGACACTGATTGAAATTAAACATTTGCAAACCACGACCTACCCAAGTTACGCACCTCAACGTTTATTTCCTTGCACACATTTTAAGACGATCCCTTAGCGAGGTACGCACCTGACAGCTGCACTCTGAGACTCACATCTGCCAGATCGACGAAAACTGATTATTTACCTCTTATACTTTTAAGATGCACCTGCTTCGAATGCACTGCGAATAGGTTGAAACGTAGCAAAGCCGCTACATGCTTCGTTTTCGTTTCTTGTAGGGCCCTAAAAACTGTCGAAGGAAGTGGATGTGACGCTGTTTACGCGACCGAAATCCAGGGAAAGGTACTTGTTGTCCATTATTAAACATCCAAATGCACACCGGTAACACAATATAGCTCGCTTTATGATGATTACTTAAAGCTACATTCACTTTTATCAATTAATATCTGTATGTGAATAGGCAAAATACAATGTAGTAGTTTTGCCTTATAACACAAACGTAAATAATAAAACTCCGTGTTAAACCATAGTCGACCAGCCGGACGCGACGCCTGTGAGTGGCTCACACATGTAACGTTAAGGTAGCCTATTAGCACTGCCTTAGTAACAGAGAACTAGCTCTTTGGCTTCATTTTAACCCATCATAAATGTTCTCTATTTAATAAGAAAACTAAGAATCATCTCTACTGTTCCGTGTGGTTTTTTTTCACAAGCAGGGGTAAGTATTCTCCATCTTAGCGAACAGTTAGCATAGCTGTCAGGTAACTTCACGTCGTTTAAATGTCATTGTTGTCTGACAGCTAGTTCCTCTTAGTAATGTGTGCAtgcaggttgtgtgtgtattcattgaTCAGCCTCACATGTTGACAAACTAACATGCATTGTAAGAAGTATTCCGTGAAAGCGAACATTGGCTCGTGTTACGTTGCAgcgtggttagcttagcttcaaaCTGCCTTCGATTTGCTGCAAGATCGAGCGAGCTGATTTAGTTTCACAAATAGTGACGTTATTGTCAGTGGCAACTGGCGTAACTTGGGTGCATTTAATGAAACACTGCACTTTATTGTATAGCTTTTTGAGCTGCATTTCATGTGTGAAAGGTGGTATTAAAATACTGTTTGTTATTAGcatttgtattaagttaaatGTCTTAACCAGTAACGCTTTAACCAAATCAGTTATTTAGTAAATGGTAATTTTCCTTGTTCGTGGAAATAACGCCTTCGTGACATTTGTCCTTTCCGATGCTAATTTGCTTGCCTCTGTCTTTGCAGCTTCTGTTTTACATCAGCACCCACATGAACAATAGTTGAATACAAGATCATGAAGGTGAATAAATCCAAATGGGTCAAGGGCCAAGCAAAATCTCTGAAGTGGAAGGATGTGAGGGGGAAAAGGTGCCGGCCTCCAGTCAGTTCCTCAGACCCCATCTCCAGTCCTGTTCTCATCAGAATGGCAAAGGAGCACCAGGCATTTGTGAAGAAAAAGCCCACCATCAAGAGATTGAAAAGTAAGGCTAAGCCTATCGTTGACGCAAAGAAACACAACCCTCAGTCTGGATCAAAGAAATCTCACGCACATGCTAATGGAGGTTCAGTGTTAAGAATGAACGACAAGTCAAATAACTCAGAGGAATGGAAGAAGTATTCCAAGTCCATTCATAGGAACGGTGTGGAGACCTCGGCTGACATGGAAGATGTAAGCTTGGGGAGAATGGAGGCAGAGTCTCTCCATCACTGTGCAGAGAGAGATGATCGACAAAACCATGCAGTACTTGTTATGCAGAAGGATCAGGTATGCTCCGGGATATTTTCATAAAGATCTGAGAACAGTTATGACTCGATGTTTTTGACTCATGTTTTATCCATTTATTTGACTGAGCATTACATTTACTCACCTGCAGACCCTGTGTTTCCGTGGGAAGTGCCTTTTGACTTGTCTTTATGGACGAGTAGAAGTGATGGGGTTCACCATTGAAGAAGGCCAACAGTCCTATCCACTCTTCTCCCCAGCCTCACATTGTCCACTGACCATTAGAGCTCTGGAAAGCTCTGACCAGACCAGAGATGAAACAACGGAGGCATTACCCATTCTCAAAAAATATCTGCAACTAGGTAAATGCATAAAAAGGCTATTCTGCTATAAGAGAGTTATGTAATCATTGTATATTCATTTTTGCATGTTTGAGTTTAAGAATTATTTTGTGACACAATGCTAAtgtgttaatttttttcttaaacccttttttaaatgtgtgtctcGCAGCATCATGGAAGAAGTTGCTCAAAAAGGTTACATCACACTCATCCATCATCCTACTGGAGCCCATGGAGACGCCTATGACACGCTTTCTGTCAAGCTTCACAGATCTTAGTGAATTGTTCAGCCCCCTGATAGTGAGTTCACGGATATTTGTACATTAAGCTCTTATCAATATTTACAAAATCACAAAAAGTTAAACTATATTGAGTTTGTAATCGAGCTGTAATCAGGAGACGATGAAGAAATAGGCTGCATTTTTGTTGTATAGGTCATTTTAAAACGTCAGTCTTGCACATGTCTAACAGAAGCTTTTCTACTTGTAGAGTGAACTCATGTCAGCTGTTCTCGACACTCCACTCAATGGTCTGGGTATGATTCCCCTCGGCAAAGCCATCGAGGGCCTGACAATGTCAAAGAGCTTCAGAGATGGCCTTAACACGGTTGTCAGCGCATGCAGAGGTAAGCACCTTTTAGACAAGCGACTTTACATATATTGGCCTCATGTCTTCAAAAGtttaaatgcacacagagaaatTAAAAGTATGTTGTTGAACTTCATAAAGATCACTGATACATTTCTCAGAAAACGTGTAAGCAGTAAGAAGTTAAAGtctgtttttaacttctgttcACTTAATGCTTGTTTACTGACAGACATAAACTAGAAATATATTGTTTAATTATAAAATTGATAGGATGACGTCATGGTTGTCATTCATAGGAGAAATGGATGGTTGTGCGGTCATCCTTGTTTGTGGTACCAAGAATGTGGGCAAATCAACGTTCATCCGCACCCTCATCAATAACCTACTAAATCAGTAAGTTGTCATTCTTATTTAGATAACATTTTTCATATTGATATGTTAGATTTAGCGTGATCTGGTGTTTCATATACTTATGATTTTTGTGTGATGAGACATAAAATGCCTTGAGGTCATTActgcctctctttttttttttttttttttttacatcaaagTAGTCCTCAGTGTTATAGTACTCTAGCTAGGTCTCGGCCTTGAGACATGTTAACACTATTTCTTTGAAGGTGAAGTCTGTTTTGAGATGGTATGTTTGAATGTTTTTCATATATAACTAATTGTGTGTCTGTAGCACTGCGAGTGTCGATTATTTGGAAGGTGACCTCGGCCAAACCGAGTTCACTCCCGCTGGTTGCCTGTCTTTGTCGACTGTCAGAGGACCACTTCTGGGTATGTTTTTAATCCTCTTTACACTGGGAATTCTGGAAAATGCTATAAATCACTTTAACAGAATTGCATTGTTCAGCAACGGCTTGAGTGCTTTACTTGTCAGCTTTTCTCATTTACATAAACTGCAAGAGTGAAAATAAATCTCGGAAACATTAGGGATGTTATGTTGTGAAACATTTACATGACAGACGCATGGTTCAAAGTATCCTTTTATTATGTATTGAAGTCAaagtgtttaacccttgtgttgccttagggtcattttgacccgactcaatattacaccctccccccgcctttgggtcattttgacccgattcaatgtttcaccctcctgttacctttatatttactaacatattttaccctttgggttcaatttgacgccagcaattaaaacctccagaaaattattagaattaatattgttttccaagtttaagtgtgaggcactttatgtttgtttgttgactaccgaaagaacaccgacattaaacattgaatggggtcaaattaagcctaaggcggggggagggtgtaatattgattcgggtcaaaatgaccctaaggcaacacaagggttaaaagaaataTTTTGGGACATAAGCGTGTTTGCTTTCTCGCTCCATCGAACCAGAACAAATTCCGCCTTCCAGCTCATAAGAAACTTactaattaaaaagtaatatgGTTATGGGGTTTGGTGCCGGACTCTTTCTTGGCTGTAGCGCCATATTCCATATTTTCCTGACAAAaagactaataataatattttccaAAGCGTGAAACGGTTCTTTCATTATGTATCTGAACTGTTCTCTCCATGTGGGATTAGTAGACTAACCAGAGTTATTTTCCAGGTCCTCCTTTCACTCATCAGTCTCCACCAGAGCACATGATCTACTATGGCCATCCGTCATGCGAGACAGACTTAGAACGCTACCTGGAATCCCTTAAATCCTTGTGGTGTAGACGGTCCCGGACCAGAGTGACTCCCATCATTATCAACACCATGggctgggtcaaaggtcagctcaaACTACCCTCTGTGACAGAATATGAAGAACTATACTCGCTGTAATCAGTTTCTGAACGCGCGCTTGTTTTGTGGCTGTCCACAGGATTTGGATTTCAGCTGCTAGTGGACATGATCCGCTTCCTCCCAGTCTCGCATGTCATCCAACTCAGTCATGGCGGTACCAACCAGTGCCCCGCCGTCACTCCGGAGTTCATGAAGACGGCACACGGCTGCCAAACGCGCCCACCGGCCCAGACCGCTCTGGCCGAGATCACGGAGAGCAACAGTCCCCCCAGAAGTTTCACTCACCTCATTTTAGAATCTGAGTTTCAAGGAGTGGGCCGCCAAGGAACAGCGTAAGTCCGCCATCATCATCAACCAGTGTTGGCATTTACATGCAAaacattgtgatgacatcatgttctgTCTGCATTGTATTTGACAGAAAACACCAGCGTACTAATGAGCACAGAGAGCTGTCATTGCTGGCCTACCTGAGTCAGCTGCAGTCTCCTGACAACGGACCAATTAAACCTCTACACAGCCTCACCCCATACCAGGTACGTGAGTCGAGATGCCGTTATCGTCATCGTCTTCGCGAATGCAAATGATAActtatacagggttcgtacgctc
The genomic region above belongs to Pseudoliparis swirei isolate HS2019 ecotype Mariana Trench chromosome 9, NWPU_hadal_v1, whole genome shotgun sequence and contains:
- the zbtb48 gene encoding telomere zinc finger-associated protein isoform X1, which gives rise to MFLVSHSAADFSETAGMPAAESNHALRVLSSLNQQRALGRFCDAVLNVGGGVVHLAHRNILACFSELFQQSNMPAASCMEFLLQECPSDGLELLLNFVYTGELKLEPDNLEKVQHAAASLCVPEALTLCQQFKETSVDPVPFKRKRGRPRKCPSDTTPYCSVKEENLLTITKVESSCDTATANCSTATTTTTTTTTRSGRVVKGPTRLVTVQGPTTDVTAPEKVSKKALLIPMETERGDDVEGNKNPDQSTGKTEIDINDNGVSQRLEAEEEEEDDMGDFEGIAEDTDEEYVPVEKPISSAPSTSTARKCKVQSKTDQHENGEAVEEDSKKDSVQCPVCEKSFKSKYYLKVHNRYTNVGIFTSNNCWKNSHQCLSFRRRHTGERPFGCLKCGKRYFRKENLLLHEIRDCAKVQTYTCVTCSSTFNGKEELRLHVVSHTGDMPHKCSTCPEQFMHKKNLSMHMMKVHGHPKPHACPQCPKTFLTRTELRVHESAKHRGEKPFVCEECGHRASSRNGLQMHIKAIHRNERPFVCNVCGHAFSQKNNLNMHLRIHSGERPYQCHLCGKTFRTQASLDKHHRTHTGERPFSCDVCEQRFTEKGALVRHKASKHEEGRPHCCQICGKTFKAREQLRVHLRRHKGMRKFECIDCGYKFTRQAHLRRHIQIHKRTENYNPRQRKLRNVIVQEVDGENEATKEAQDALILEETADGQEVTSVENDSGTGLTSSCIVSVMMESSSAVTEEEAEGASGQNLGHVEAVECFSVPDVLQQTPLVAEAYESTMDMVEMVEKIPETET
- the zbtb48 gene encoding telomere zinc finger-associated protein isoform X2, translating into MPAAESNHALRVLSSLNQQRALGRFCDAVLNVGGGVVHLAHRNILACFSELFQQSNMPAASCMEFLLQECPSDGLELLLNFVYTGELKLEPDNLEKVQHAAASLCVPEALTLCQQFKETSVDPVPFKRKRGRPRKCPSDTTPYCSVKEENLLTITKVESSCDTATANCSTATTTTTTTTTRSGRVVKGPTRLVTVQGPTTDVTAPEKVSKKALLIPMETERGDDVEGNKNPDQSTGKTEIDINDNGVSQRLEAEEEEEDDMGDFEGIAEDTDEEYVPVEKPISSAPSTSTARKCKVQSKTDQHENGEAVEEDSKKDSVQCPVCEKSFKSKYYLKVHNRYTNVGIFTSNNCWKNSHQCLSFRRRHTGERPFGCLKCGKRYFRKENLLLHEIRDCAKVQTYTCVTCSSTFNGKEELRLHVVSHTGDMPHKCSTCPEQFMHKKNLSMHMMKVHGHPKPHACPQCPKTFLTRTELRVHESAKHRGEKPFVCEECGHRASSRNGLQMHIKAIHRNERPFVCNVCGHAFSQKNNLNMHLRIHSGERPYQCHLCGKTFRTQASLDKHHRTHTGERPFSCDVCEQRFTEKGALVRHKASKHEEGRPHCCQICGKTFKAREQLRVHLRRHKGMRKFECIDCGYKFTRQAHLRRHIQIHKRTENYNPRQRKLRNVIVQEVDGENEATKEAQDALILEETADGQEVTSVENDSGTGLTSSCIVSVMMESSSAVTEEEAEGASGQNLGHVEAVECFSVPDVLQQTPLVAEAYESTMDMVEMVEKIPETET
- the nol9 gene encoding polynucleotide 5'-hydroxyl-kinase NOL9, which translates into the protein MKVNKSKWVKGQAKSLKWKDVRGKRCRPPVSSSDPISSPVLIRMAKEHQAFVKKKPTIKRLKSKAKPIVDAKKHNPQSGSKKSHAHANGGSVLRMNDKSNNSEEWKKYSKSIHRNGVETSADMEDVSLGRMEAESLHHCAERDDRQNHAVLVMQKDQTLCFRGKCLLTCLYGRVEVMGFTIEEGQQSYPLFSPASHCPLTIRALESSDQTRDETTEALPILKKYLQLASWKKLLKKVTSHSSIILLEPMETPMTRFLSSFTDLSELFSPLISELMSAVLDTPLNGLGMIPLGKAIEGLTMSKSFRDGLNTVVSACRGEMDGCAVILVCGTKNVGKSTFIRTLINNLLNHTASVDYLEGDLGQTEFTPAGCLSLSTVRGPLLGPPFTHQSPPEHMIYYGHPSCETDLERYLESLKSLWCRRSRTRVTPIIINTMGWVKGFGFQLLVDMIRFLPVSHVIQLSHGGTNQCPAVTPEFMKTAHGCQTRPPAQTALAEITESNSPPRSFTHLILESEFQGVGRQGTAKHQRTNEHRELSLLAYLSQLQSPDNGPIKPLHSLTPYQVPNTAVALGVLHCEVAPSHMFYAANASLVGLCCLGEKVSSRGGPVLLSKAPICPCVGFGVLRGIDIGRGLYFLLTPVAPSILRKVNCLLLGAVLLPSCILTTQPGFEGEMPYVTTDYSFDLTGAGKLRVFKGLTRPSHLGPK
- the zbtb48 gene encoding telomere zinc finger-associated protein isoform X3, whose translation is MFLVSHSAADFSETAGMPAAESNHALRVLSSLNQQRALGRFCDAVLNVGGGVVHLAHRNILACFSELFQQSNMPAASCMEFLLQECPSDGLELLLNFVYTGELKLEPDNLEKVQHAAASLCVPEALTLCQQFKETSVDPVPFKRKRGRPRKCPSDTTPYCSVKEENLLTITKVESSCDTATANCSTATTTTTTTTTRSGRVVKGPTRLVTVQGPTTDVTAPEKVSKKALLIPMETERGDDVEGNKNPDQSTGKTEIDINDNGVSQRLEAEEEEEDDMGDFEGIAEDTDEEYVPVEKPISSAPSTSTARKCKVQSKTDQHENGEAVEEDSKKDSVQCPVCEKSFKSKYYLKVHNRRHTGERPFGCLKCGKRYFRKENLLLHEIRDCAKVQTYTCVTCSSTFNGKEELRLHVVSHTGDMPHKCSTCPEQFMHKKNLSMHMMKVHGHPKPHACPQCPKTFLTRTELRVHESAKHRGEKPFVCEECGHRASSRNGLQMHIKAIHRNERPFVCNVCGHAFSQKNNLNMHLRIHSGERPYQCHLCGKTFRTQASLDKHHRTHTGERPFSCDVCEQRFTEKGALVRHKASKHEEGRPHCCQICGKTFKAREQLRVHLRRHKGMRKFECIDCGYKFTRQAHLRRHIQIHKRTENYNPRQRKLRNVIVQEVDGENEATKEAQDALILEETADGQEVTSVENDSGTGLTSSCIVSVMMESSSAVTEEEAEGASGQNLGHVEAVECFSVPDVLQQTPLVAEAYESTMDMVEMVEKIPETET